Genomic window (Enterobacteriaceae bacterium 4M9):
GGCACCTATCTGGTTCATACCGGTGGTTTCGGTATCGAGGACGATCTGTCGTGTAATTGCAGTGCTCATAGCGCTCGTTTATGTCAGACTTGGCGTTTTCAACAGAGGAAGTCTACCAGAGATGCGTAAACAGGTAGAAATTTTCACCGACGGCTCTTGCCTGGGCAATCCCGGCCCTGGCGGCTACGGTGCCATTATGCGCTATAAGCAGCACGAAAAAACCTTCAGCGCCGGCTACCGGCTTACGACCAATAATCGCATGGAACTGATGGCAGCCATTGTGGCGCTGGAAGCACTGCGCGAGCACTGTGACGTGGTACTCAGTACCGACAGCCAGTACGTGCGCCAGGGCATTACGCAATGGATCCACAACTGGAAAAAACGCGGCTGGAAAACAGCGAGCAAAGAGCCGGTAAAAAATGTCGACCTCTGGCAGCGGCTGGACGCAGCGCTTAGCCAACATCAGATTAGCTGGGAATGGGTTAAAGGCCACTCCGGGCATATCGAAAACGAACGCTGTGACGAACTGGCGCGCAGCGCCGCCGCTAATCCTTCTCTGGATGACGTGGGTTACCAGGCAAGCTGATACGCATCCGGCACTGGCGGGTTGCCCCAACAGCGGACCGGAGTTGAGTTTTCTCTGTTCTTCTTTTTTGCGGATTTAACGTAAGCGGCACAGTACGCTTGCGCGCCACGATAAGCTGCATACAGCCCAGCGCCGGAAGGTGCGTACTCAACAGCCTGCCGCCCTGCCTGTGCCACGGCAGCACCTGAAAGCGGCTATGGTGCAGTACCTCAAAATTGAGCAGTGACAGCCAGTCAAGCAGGCGCATCAACGTGAACATGCGACTATTGTAGGGCACGCGTCGGCGCTGAAAAGGGGTGAGTTTACCAAGACCAAGTACACTCATCGGATTAAAGCTGCTCAGAATCAGCCAGCCATCATCTATTAATACGCGGTCGGCCTCGCGCAGCAGACGGTGTGGGTCCGTGCACCAGGGCAGCGTATGGGCCAGCAGGCAGGCATCAATGGAGTCAGGCGCGAACGGCAGATACAGCGGGTCAGCCACAACCTGTAGCCTTTCTCCTTGTAACGCAACGTTAACCTGGTGTGAAATGGCGCAGGCGTCGGTATCAATTTCGCCGCTCAGGTTGCCGACTTTCAGCAAATGAAACCCAAACATTTTGCCCAGCCACGGACGTAACTGACGCTCCAGCGCATCGCGATAGTATTCGCCCCAGGGCAGTTCTGCCCAGTGTCGCGGCGCAGTATGTGTGTCAGGTATCCTTGCCGGTTTCATCACAACCTTCTGTCAATCAATGAGAGGTGTTCTATGAATCTTACCAGTATTCCCGCTTTTACGGACAACTACATCTGGGTGTTGAGTGACAAAGCGGGAAAATGCCTGATTGTCGATCCGGGCGATGCCGCACCTGTGCTGAAAAAGATAGCAGAAGAGTGCTGGCAACCGGTGGCTATTTTACTGACGCACCATCATCACGATCATGTTGGCGGCGTAAGTGAACTGGTGAAGACATTCCCGGATATTGCGGTCTATGGCCCGCAAGAAACGCGCAACAAAGGAGCTACACACATTGTTGGCGATGGCGATAACGTGAATCTGCTCGGCCTTGAGTTTGAGATTTTCGCGACACCTGGTCACACCCTTGGGCATATCAGTTGGTATACCACGCCCTGGCTTTTCTGCGGCGACACGCTGTTCTCTGGTGGTTGCGGACGGCTTTTTGAAGGCACGGCCCAGCAGATGTATGAGTCATTTCAGCGACTTAACCAACTTCCGGCAGAAACGTTAATTTGTTGTGCGCATGAGTACACACTCAGCAATTTAACCTTTGCTTTGAGTATCCTTCCGGCAAACCCGGACTTAAATGAGTATTTCCTTAAAGTTAAAGAGTTACGAGCAAAAAACCACTCAACATTACCTTCCACACTGGCAATTGAGCGCAAAATAAATATTTTCTTCCTCACAGAAAATTCTGATTTAATTAGGAAAATTCCAAATGAAATAAAATTGCAACACCCTGAAGGCCGTTTTGCATGGCTGAGGACAAATAAGGATAACTTCTGAGTTTTCTGACTTGTGTCTTTACGGGTTCGACTGTATGATTGCTCGTCTTTTAAGCAACTATTGACACACACATGAAGGCAAAAGCGATGATTCTCGCCTCTGTCTTGCTGGTGGGTTGCCAGGCATCGAAAGATGACAGCAACGTTCAACAGCATGCACAGAGCCTTTCTGCAGCTGGTCAAGGTGAAGCAGGTAAGTATACGGGTCGAGCGACCTCGGCTCGTTGGCTGGACAATAGTCTGGCTCTCGAGCAGGATCAGGATCTGTGGAACTTCATTAGCGACGAGCTGAAGATGGGCATTCCGGAAAATACCCGGATTCGCGAACAAAAACAAAAGTATTTAAAAAACAAGAGCTATCTCCACGATGTGACCGTAAGGGCTGAGCCCTATATGTACTGGATTGCCGGTCAGGTGAAGAAACGGAACATGCCAATGGAATTGGTACTTCTACCCATAGTGGAGAGCGCTTTTGATCCCCATGCGACGTCTGCTCGTAGTGCCGCTGGCATCTGGCAGATTATACCGAGCACGGGGCGCAACTACGGCTTGCAGCAAACCAGTACTTACGATGCGCGCCGCGACGTTGTCGCGTCAACCACCGCAGCACTGAACATTATGCAGCGCCTGAACCGCATGTTTGATGGTGACTGGCTGTTGACCGTTGCCGCTTATAACAGTGGCGAAGGCCGTGTGATGAAGGCAGTAAAAGCGAACAAAGCGCAGGGTAAACCTGCTGACTTCTGGTCGCTGTCTCTGCCGACGGAAACACAGCTTTATATCCCGAAAATGCTGGCGCTGAGCGATATCTTCAAAAATCACCAGCGTTATGGCGTGCGTATGCCAACCGCAGATGAAAGCCGTGCGTTAGCGCGTGTGGAAGTCAATAACCCGGTCGCGATGACGCAACTCGCTGATATGGCCGGTATACCGGTTAATAAGCTGAAGACGTATAACGCAGGTTATAAGGGTTCAGTACTGGGTAAAAGTGGTCCGCAATACGTGATGGTGCCGAAAAAGCATGTCGATCGTCTGCGTACTTCACTGGCTTCTGGCGACTTTGACGCTGTGGATTCCGGTATTCTGGCTGAAAGCGACGTTATGCAGGCTCAGCCTGTTGTCAGCCGCACGGCCAGCGTAAGCAGCTATACGGTTCGCTCTGGCGATACGCTGTCTACCATCGCCGCGCGCAATAAGGTGAGCACGAAGGACATTCAGCGCTGGAATAATTTACGCGGTGCGAGCATCAAACCGGGCCAGAAGCTGAAAATGAGCGCTGCCGGCAACAGCAGCACACAGCTTGCCAGCAACCGCAACAGTGACAGCAGCATCACCTATCGCGTACGAAAAGGTGATTCGCTCTCCAGCATTGCGAAGCGTCATGGGGTGAAGATTAAAGATCTGGAGCGCTGGAACAGCGATACAGGCAATCTGAAGCCAGGCGATCAGCTGACGGTGATTGTGAAAAACGCCAGTAATTCCAATAGCTAATTAGCGGAATGCTGAAATATGAAAGGCACCCTCAGGGTGCCTTTTTTAATGCCTGCTTTATCCAGCGACTGGAGCTTTTACCCGGCGTAAATTCAACCAGCAGCGGATTGTGATCCGAAGCGCGAGTTACCAGCACAGACGCTTCATGTACGTTCATTCCACGGTAAAACACAAAGTCCAGCGGTCGGCCAAACGCCCGGCGACGCTGATCGTCAGTA
Coding sequences:
- the gloB gene encoding hydroxyacylglutathione hydrolase, with protein sequence MNLTSIPAFTDNYIWVLSDKAGKCLIVDPGDAAPVLKKIAEECWQPVAILLTHHHHDHVGGVSELVKTFPDIAVYGPQETRNKGATHIVGDGDNVNLLGLEFEIFATPGHTLGHISWYTTPWLFCGDTLFSGGCGRLFEGTAQQMYESFQRLNQLPAETLICCAHEYTLSNLTFALSILPANPDLNEYFLKVKELRAKNHSTLPSTLAIERKINIFFLTENSDLIRKIPNEIKLQHPEGRFAWLRTNKDNF
- the mltD gene encoding murein transglycosylase D — its product is MKAKAMILASVLLVGCQASKDDSNVQQHAQSLSAAGQGEAGKYTGRATSARWLDNSLALEQDQDLWNFISDELKMGIPENTRIREQKQKYLKNKSYLHDVTVRAEPYMYWIAGQVKKRNMPMELVLLPIVESAFDPHATSARSAAGIWQIIPSTGRNYGLQQTSTYDARRDVVASTTAALNIMQRLNRMFDGDWLLTVAAYNSGEGRVMKAVKANKAQGKPADFWSLSLPTETQLYIPKMLALSDIFKNHQRYGVRMPTADESRALARVEVNNPVAMTQLADMAGIPVNKLKTYNAGYKGSVLGKSGPQYVMVPKKHVDRLRTSLASGDFDAVDSGILAESDVMQAQPVVSRTASVSSYTVRSGDTLSTIAARNKVSTKDIQRWNNLRGASIKPGQKLKMSAAGNSSTQLASNRNSDSSITYRVRKGDSLSSIAKRHGVKIKDLERWNSDTGNLKPGDQLTVIVKNASNSNS
- the rnhA gene encoding ribonuclease HI; this encodes MVSVSRTICRVIAVLIALVYVRLGVFNRGSLPEMRKQVEIFTDGSCLGNPGPGGYGAIMRYKQHEKTFSAGYRLTTNNRMELMAAIVALEALREHCDVVLSTDSQYVRQGITQWIHNWKKRGWKTASKEPVKNVDLWQRLDAALSQHQISWEWVKGHSGHIENERCDELARSAAANPSLDDVGYQAS
- a CDS encoding class I SAM-dependent methyltransferase → MKPARIPDTHTAPRHWAELPWGEYYRDALERQLRPWLGKMFGFHLLKVGNLSGEIDTDACAISHQVNVALQGERLQVVADPLYLPFAPDSIDACLLAHTLPWCTDPHRLLREADRVLIDDGWLILSSFNPMSVLGLGKLTPFQRRRVPYNSRMFTLMRLLDWLSLLNFEVLHHSRFQVLPWHRQGGRLLSTHLPALGCMQLIVARKRTVPLTLNPQKRRTEKTQLRSAVGATRQCRMRISLPGNPRHPEKD